In the genome of Thunnus maccoyii chromosome 15, fThuMac1.1, whole genome shotgun sequence, one region contains:
- the LOC121913635 gene encoding H-2 class I histocompatibility antigen, K-K alpha chain-like has protein sequence MKILLFVTLLGLHSAAAVTHSLKYFFTGSSQVPNFPEYVVLGMVDDIQIDYYDSNTMKAEPKQDWMSKVTADDPQYWERETGNCLGTQPAFKANIETAKQRFNQTGGVHIVQRMYGCEWDNDTGVVNGFRQEGYDGEDFIVLDLKTETWVAPKPQAVITKHKWDSKKAEIAQFKHYLTQICVDWLKKYLDYGKSSLLRTGRIT, from the exons ATGAAGATCTTGCTTTTTGTGACCCTCCTGGGTCTACACAGCGCGGCGGCAG TGACTCACTCTCTGAAGTATTTCTTCACCGGGTCCTCTCAAGTCCCAAACTTTCCGGAGTATGTGGTTCTTGGGATGGTTGATGATATTCAGATTGATTACTATGACAGCAACACCATGAAAGCAGAACCCAAACAGGACTGGATGAGCAAAGTCACAGCAGATGATCCACAGTACTGGGAGAGGGAGACTGGGAATTGTTTGGGTACCCAGCCGGCCTTCAAAGCCAACATTGAAACTGCAAAGCAGCGCTTCAACCAAACTGGAG gtgtccaTATTGTCCAGAGGATGTACGGCTGTGAATGGGACAATGACACAGGAGTGGTTAATGGTTTTAGACAGGAGGGTTATGATGGAGAAGACTTCATAGTATTGGACCTGAAGACAGAGACATGGGTCGCTCCAAAACCACAGGCTGTCATCACCAAACACAAGTGGGATAGTAAAAAAGCTGAAATCGCACAGTTCAAACATTATCTCACCCAGATTTGCGTTGACTGGCTGAAGAAGTATTTGGACTATGGGAAGAGCTCTCTGCTGAGAACAGGTAGAATTACATGA